In Microbulbifer sp. THAF38, the sequence ATCGGGAAATCAAAGATAACAAGGTGACCATCCTTTGGCTTACCGCCGCACTTTTTCATTTAATTGCTACCCGATATATTAATGTACTGTCCACAGTGAATGTTGTGTTGGCCGGTGGCGACGTTTTGTATCCAAAAATGATCAACAAATTGCTAGAGACATATCCAGAAATAACTGTAATCAATGGGTATGGACCTACTGAAAATACGACGTTTACATGTTGCCATCGTATGACTCATGCTAACAGACCTAATTCTGTTGTCCCAATTGGCAAAGCGATTACCGGTACGGAAGTATTTATTTTGGATGGCCACTTAAAACCAGTTGATGAAGGTGATGTTGGGGAATTAGTGGTTGCCGGTTTAGGGGTTTCTTTGGGTTACTTAAATAATAAAAGTGATAGCTTTTTTGAAAATTCGTCGATTGCTGGCGGCTTACTTTATAAAACCGGTGACTTAGTAAAAAGAAATGTTGACGGTGATATTGAATTTGTTGGTAGAAAAGATAATCAAGTCAAAATTAGAGGTTATCGAGTGTCCCTTGAAGCTATCCAAAACAGTTTGCTTGAAGTAGAACATGTCGATGAGGCTGTGGTTTTATTGGAGCAACATGACACAGGAGAGCAGCTACTCATCGCGTTCTTAAAAATTGCTAAACAAAGTGATTTGACAGCTAGAGATATCAAGCAATACCTCACAACCAAGATAGCAGATTATATGATTCCTGAAATGATTGAATTCTGTTCCGAATTACCTATCACAAAAAATGGAAAAATCGATAAAAAAAGTTTGAAAAAATAGAAACTCAATCGAAATTAACTCAATTGATAGTAAGGAGAGAAAATGAGTGAAGTTAAGATAAGTGAAGTAATTAGAGGTTTCTTTAATAATAAGCCAATCTTTAAAAACCTTTCCGATGAGCAAGACTTTTTTGACATAGGTGCTTCATCACTAACAGTAGTTGATTTGCAAATTCAAATAGAAGAAGTTCTTAATTTAGAGGTGGCTACCTCCAAATTAATGGAAAATCCGACCCTAAATGGATGGATTTCTTCATATTTAGACGCATCTGAGAGAGCATAGTAGTCCAAATAATTAAATAGGATACATAATCCAAGTAGAGGGAATTATGACCAAGAAATTTTCTTTAACTTCTGAAGAGTTAAAATCATTCCGTGAAAAAGGCTATGCAGGCCCTTTTGATTTATACGAAAGAAACGAAATTTTAGCAAAATATAAAAAGATCCGTGCCGCATTGTTCAATCGAGAAAATGCCGTTTACGATTTAGACAATAGAAGTCTTATTGCTGGTTACGATCGCCACTTCGACGTTGATGAATTGACCCAGCATATTGTTCGTCATGAAATTGTTGACAAAATTTCTAGTATCTTAGGTCCTGACTTAATTTGTTGGCGCAGCGAGATGTTTCCGAAATATCCAGGTGATGAAGGTACCGATTGGCATCAAGCTGACACCTTTGCACATGCATCAGGTAAACCACAAGTAGTATGGCCGATGGAAAGCGGTTTCGGTGGTGCGGTTACCGTTTGGACAGCATTAACTGACGTAACAGAAGAAAATGGCTGCTTACGATTCATTCCTGGTACACATGAAGAAATGGTTTACGACGAATCTTTGGAAATGAAGTACTCACCGGAAACTGTTAATTCAATGGAAAAAGATGGTATAAAACGTGGCTTTTTTGGCTACGATTACCGGAACCTACAAAAAGACAAAGACTTTGTGCCAAACGAAGATGATGCTGTTTCTATTGAAATGAATGCAGGTCAATTTGTCATTTTTTGGTCAACATTGATGCACTCTTCTTTACCTAACATCACAGAAAATCAAACACGTATGGCAGTTACTACGCGTTACGTGCCGTCCTCAGTGAAAATATACCCTGATTCTGATTACATTGACGAATATGGTAGTAAGATATCGTTAAACAAATATGGTGTTGTTGTTGTTGCTGGTGAAAACAAAGAACCAAGTAATAGAGTAGTAACACATAACCTAAAAGGTACGCCTTTTACGGCATAACATGGTTATGTGGGTGTAGAAATAAAACTCCTTGTCAATTTGATAAGGAGTTTAAACCATTATAATAAAGTAAAAATACTCATCAGTATGCAGGGCGGTTGCACTACAAACCCTGGATAATGGCATAATGTCGCACTCTATAATTGATGCTGCTATTAATGAAAAAGCCAGTCCCAAATACTTTTCAGCGCTGTAGTGGTATAGCGCGGAGGATCTGGTGCGCCTGAGACATTACGCGCTTAAATTACTCAAGCAGAATAAGAAGACAAAAATAGTATTTAAAAAACGCCTTAAAGCAGACTTAAGTAACGATTAACTTTTGAAGCTTCTCAATGGAGAGCATCAGGCTGCTAATTTAAAGGATAGTCATTATTATTCATAACAATATTGAGAATATCTCCGAACATGCTTAGATTGTAGTGTAATTTTCCTTTATCAGTACGGCAAGTCTGGCAACACTAAAATTAGTACGCTAATTCAGACCTTAAGTTGAGATTTTTAAGTATGGAATTCATTCAGCGAATATATAAATCATCACCGATGATCATTTTATTCATCACATTCATTGTAATTCCCGCAAGTTTTTTTATTTTTCATGGGTATCAACATCTAGACAATAGTGTTCCTAAGAGTTCGGGAGAAATATCTGTTGAAGGTGTTCAGGCTAGTGTGAGAATTAGTACAGATCCACAAGGTGTTAAGTATATCAATGCAGAAAGCGACTATGACGCCTATTTTTCCATGGGGTTTTTGCATGCACAGGACAGATTGTGGCAGCTAGAATTACAACGCAGAGTGGCAACGGGAACATTGAGTGAGATTTTTGGCAAAAGTGCTCTGGATGTTGATATTTATATGCGCACAATGGGCATTGCTCGAAACGCAGTTGAATCATTTAATGTGATGAACGATGAAGCGAAGGCATCGTTGGTTGCTTATTCGGCAGGTATCAACAGTTGGATAGAGGCAAGTCATTCACTTCCTATTGAATTCACTTTACTTGATATTGAACCTCAACGCTGGCAACCGATACACTCAGTTGCTTGGTTTAAAATGTTTGGGCTAGGATTATCGGGGGATTTTCAAAAAGATATTCAACGGCTTGTCATGTCTTCATTGCTTAATGATGACAAAGCAAACGCGTTAATGCCAAACAGAGATAAATTATTAACACAAGACACAAAAGAATTAACGCAAGTGTTTGCCGATGGCTTAAGCGTACTAGATGATATCAATGCTCAGCTGGAAAATGATTGGGGAATAGGCGGCAACAATGTAGGCAGTAATGCTTGGGTTATTTCTGGTGAACACACCAACAATGGTTTTGCCTTGTTAGCAGCCGATCCTCATCTTGCTATTCAACTACCTTCTGTCTGGTATATGGTTTCTATTAAGGGAAACAAGGTAAATGCTTCCGGTGCAAGTATTGTTGGCCTTCCTATTATCATGCTAGGTAAAAACGAGCATATCGCGTGGGCCAGCACCAATATGATGGCCGATACCATGGACTTGTATTATGAAGAAATAAACTTAAGCAATAATCAGCAATATTTGCGAGGTAATACATGGAAGGACTTTACAACATATACCGAAAAGATCGCTGTTAAAGCCGATTTTCCATCCATGTTAAGAGAGCCACTAAAAGCGATTGAGATCCAAGTACGAACAACAGAAGAGGGCCCCATTGTTTCAGACATTGTCAACGTGTTTCAACAACCTGTTTCATTGCGCTGGGTAGGCAACGAATCTAAAGATACCTCTTATGAAGCTTTTTTCCGCCTGAATTATGCTAACAATTGGGCTTCCTTTAATCAAGCGCTAGATTTATTAATAACACCTGCTTTAAATGTCGTTTATGTTGATCATAAGCAAAACATCGGTCAACTTGGCGCTGGTAAAATACCGATTAGAGGTCAAGGAAATGGCAGTTTGCCGGTGCCCGGATATGATTTAACCTACTCTTGGCAAGGGTTTATTCCACAGTCACAAATGCCTCAACGTTACAATCCAAGTGAAGGCTACTTGGTTTCTGCTAATAATGCTGTGGTATCCACTGGTGTTGAGCATTTTATTTCAAACGATTTTGCAAGGCCTTATCGAGCACAACGGATAAAGGCGTTGATAGAAGAGAAGTTAAAGCAAGAAGAAAAACTATCAATAGCGGATCAGAAATTGATGCAACTTGATATGTTTGATCTGGAAGTCGCACAAATATTGCCACGACTGACAGACATTGAGTCGAGTGACGAACATATTAATCAAATGCTAGACATTTTGCGCAATTGGCAAGGAGACACAAAAGCAGAAAATATTGGTCCTACCATTTTTTATACCTTGATTCGACATTTAAAGCACGCACTGCTAAGTGACGAGTTTCGAAGCTATTGGCGTGACCAAAAGTTTAATTCACTTAAAGGTACTTTTATTGAGCAAACCAGTATTTCGACGCTAAATAAGCTGCTTGATAGTGACGCTATTGACTGGTGTGACCGAATTAATTCAAGAGAAAAGGAAACGTGTCAGGACATTATTATACAAGCCATGCAGTCTTCGTATGAAGAGCTTGTTGGTCTGCAAGGAGATGATATGTCAGATTGGCAATGGGGTGAAGTTCATCAAGTATTGTTTGCACATCGCCCATTTAGCACGATTCGTGGCTTAGATTCAATTTTTGAACGCCGTATATCTCAAGGTGGCTCGCCTAACAGTATTAATATGTCCGATTTTGTTTTTGAACCAGGTAAAGGATATGTGCAGTCTGTTGGTTCGACTTTTCGCCAATTAGTTCAGTTCAAGAATGAGAGCCATGAGTTTTTATACCAAAATTCAACAGGACAATCCGGAAACCTAGCCAGCGACAATTACGATGACACTATCGAGTCGTTTGCAGATGGTGAATACAACTCATTAGAAAATCGTACCAATGAAATAGAAAAGACTTTGATTCTGCTTCCGTCAACAGAGACTAACCAGAGAAGTAACAATGAAAATTTTTAATATATTAATAGGTACAGCGCCGTTTAAAGTTTTTATGTCGTTACTCTTCGGTACGCTTGCGGGCATAGGATACGCATTTTTGATTCCTGTTGTTCTCAATAGTTTCACTGACAACACAGGGTTTGAGACATTGCAGCAAGCGCCAAAATACTTTTTGGGTTTTGAAGTAGGAAATTACAAATTTGCTGCCTTATTCGCTTTCTCTTGTTTGATCATTTTAGCAACCAGAACCTTGTCACAATTGACCCTGTTACATGTTGCCATCGATACTGCGTCACAATTGCGATTAAAGTACTACTATATCATCGTAAAATCTCGCTTATCTAACTTAGAGAACGTTGGTTCATCGAGATTATTAGCCTCTTTTACATCTGACGTTAAAGCAATTGTGGCTGGCTCGATGATGCTGCCTGAACTACTGATTAGTACGGTGACCATTTTTGGCATGATGGGATACCTCTGGTACGTAAACTCAGAAATTTTCACCTTTATTTGCGGCGCTATTTTGTTTGGATGTGTCACGTTCATGATCCCTATTCTGCTCGGTATTAATTTTATTGTTAAGACAAGAGACAAGGTTGATGAATTACTTGAAGGAGTACGTGGTAATACATATGGGGTGAAAGAGCTCAAATTGTGCCATGCAAAACGTGAAGATTACTTTGAAAACTCATTAATAAAAGTTGAAAAAGACTATCGCTTTCTAAACAAAGCTGTCGTGACTATTGTTCGTTGTGCAACGAACTATGGCGATATGATGAGTTTCTTTATCATTGGATTTATGGCGTTTGTTTTTCTGAATTTTAATTCAGTGGGACAGGGAGAAATTCTTGCGTCAATTATGGTGCTTTTATATGTCACAGGGCCAATAAGCATAATAATGATGGCAATACCAGAAATAAACACAGCCAATGTATCACTGAAAAAAGCGGAGTCGCTCTTTGATGAAATGCCTTTAGAAGATATTTCTCAAGATGTGAAACCGTTACCAACATGGCAGACCATGCGTTTCAAAGCAATTTCATATCAGTATTCTGCTAAAGAAGGCAATGAAACTAAGAATTTTTCTATTGGACCTCTCGATTTTGAAATAAACAAAGGGGAAATAACCCTCGTTGTTGGTGGTAATGGCTCGGGAAAATCTACCTTGGCGAAGCTTATTTCTTCGCATTATTTAGCCGACTCGGGTCAGATCTTTCTAGATAACCACGAAATCGATAGAGATTGGATTAATAGCCTTCGCAACGAAGTGACCGCTATTTATACAGACTTTTATTTGTTTGAACGCTTATTAGGTACGACAAAGAGTGCTGACAAAGAAACTGTCGAACATTTCTTAAAAGTATTAAAACTTGACCATATTGTAGACTTTGAAAATGGTCGATTTTCTACACTTGATTTGTCCGACGGCCAGAGAAAGCGTTTAGCATTGCTCATTTCTTTCTTAGAAGACAAACAAATTTATGTATTTGACGAATGGGCCGCCGATCAAGACCCAGAGTTCAAAAAGATTTTCTACTACGAAATTTTGGCCAACCTAAAACACAAGGGCAAGGCAGTTGTCGTCGTCAGTCACGATGAAAGGTTTTTCGATGTTGCGGACCATATGATTGTCATGGAGCGTGGGAAACGGATCTCCGATGTAAAAAAAATAACAGAAAAGGCGAGTTAGTCACACCAAAAAAACTTAGAAAGTCAGGCGCGTAGTTTAGGCAAAAAGATGACACACGCTTACTTTCTTTAATTGAATAG encodes:
- a CDS encoding amino acid adenylation domain-containing protein; its protein translation is MSYNNIGALLVHELVEIQAQIASQNIAVKYKEHELTYGELNQKADLFANYLKSTGVNQDDVVALSMKRSFEVIIAMLAILKCGAAYLPIDDRAPLAITLKNLSEASVKHIVSTGDCSGLLEDDRQAIEFKDYNQIPDVEQTQLAVITSRVNKHEARCYVMFTSGSTGEPKGVQIPHRAVVRLVKDTNYIKIKVSDTIFQFAPLSFDASTFEIWGALCSGATLALYSGVILDPKLFYREIKDNKVTILWLTAALFHLIATRYINVLSTVNVVLAGGDVLYPKMINKLLETYPEITVINGYGPTENTTFTCCHRMTHANRPNSVVPIGKAITGTEVFILDGHLKPVDEGDVGELVVAGLGVSLGYLNNKSDSFFENSSIAGGLLYKTGDLVKRNVDGDIEFVGRKDNQVKIRGYRVSLEAIQNSLLEVEHVDEAVVLLEQHDTGEQLLIAFLKIAKQSDLTARDIKQYLTTKIADYMIPEMIEFCSELPITKNGKIDKKSLKK
- a CDS encoding acyl carrier protein, coding for MSEVKISEVIRGFFNNKPIFKNLSDEQDFFDIGASSLTVVDLQIQIEEVLNLEVATSKLMENPTLNGWISSYLDASERA
- a CDS encoding chlorinating enzyme: MTKKFSLTSEELKSFREKGYAGPFDLYERNEILAKYKKIRAALFNRENAVYDLDNRSLIAGYDRHFDVDELTQHIVRHEIVDKISSILGPDLICWRSEMFPKYPGDEGTDWHQADTFAHASGKPQVVWPMESGFGGAVTVWTALTDVTEENGCLRFIPGTHEEMVYDESLEMKYSPETVNSMEKDGIKRGFFGYDYRNLQKDKDFVPNEDDAVSIEMNAGQFVIFWSTLMHSSLPNITENQTRMAVTTRYVPSSVKIYPDSDYIDEYGSKISLNKYGVVVVAGENKEPSNRVVTHNLKGTPFTA
- a CDS encoding penicillin acylase family protein, which gives rise to MEFIQRIYKSSPMIILFITFIVIPASFFIFHGYQHLDNSVPKSSGEISVEGVQASVRISTDPQGVKYINAESDYDAYFSMGFLHAQDRLWQLELQRRVATGTLSEIFGKSALDVDIYMRTMGIARNAVESFNVMNDEAKASLVAYSAGINSWIEASHSLPIEFTLLDIEPQRWQPIHSVAWFKMFGLGLSGDFQKDIQRLVMSSLLNDDKANALMPNRDKLLTQDTKELTQVFADGLSVLDDINAQLENDWGIGGNNVGSNAWVISGEHTNNGFALLAADPHLAIQLPSVWYMVSIKGNKVNASGASIVGLPIIMLGKNEHIAWASTNMMADTMDLYYEEINLSNNQQYLRGNTWKDFTTYTEKIAVKADFPSMLREPLKAIEIQVRTTEEGPIVSDIVNVFQQPVSLRWVGNESKDTSYEAFFRLNYANNWASFNQALDLLITPALNVVYVDHKQNIGQLGAGKIPIRGQGNGSLPVPGYDLTYSWQGFIPQSQMPQRYNPSEGYLVSANNAVVSTGVEHFISNDFARPYRAQRIKALIEEKLKQEEKLSIADQKLMQLDMFDLEVAQILPRLTDIESSDEHINQMLDILRNWQGDTKAENIGPTIFYTLIRHLKHALLSDEFRSYWRDQKFNSLKGTFIEQTSISTLNKLLDSDAIDWCDRINSREKETCQDIIIQAMQSSYEELVGLQGDDMSDWQWGEVHQVLFAHRPFSTIRGLDSIFERRISQGGSPNSINMSDFVFEPGKGYVQSVGSTFRQLVQFKNESHEFLYQNSTGQSGNLASDNYDDTIESFADGEYNSLENRTNEIEKTLILLPSTETNQRSNNENF
- a CDS encoding cyclic peptide export ABC transporter codes for the protein MKIFNILIGTAPFKVFMSLLFGTLAGIGYAFLIPVVLNSFTDNTGFETLQQAPKYFLGFEVGNYKFAALFAFSCLIILATRTLSQLTLLHVAIDTASQLRLKYYYIIVKSRLSNLENVGSSRLLASFTSDVKAIVAGSMMLPELLISTVTIFGMMGYLWYVNSEIFTFICGAILFGCVTFMIPILLGINFIVKTRDKVDELLEGVRGNTYGVKELKLCHAKREDYFENSLIKVEKDYRFLNKAVVTIVRCATNYGDMMSFFIIGFMAFVFLNFNSVGQGEILASIMVLLYVTGPISIIMMAIPEINTANVSLKKAESLFDEMPLEDISQDVKPLPTWQTMRFKAISYQYSAKEGNETKNFSIGPLDFEINKGEITLVVGGNGSGKSTLAKLISSHYLADSGQIFLDNHEIDRDWINSLRNEVTAIYTDFYLFERLLGTTKSADKETVEHFLKVLKLDHIVDFENGRFSTLDLSDGQRKRLALLISFLEDKQIYVFDEWAADQDPEFKKIFYYEILANLKHKGKAVVVVSHDERFFDVADHMIVMERGKRISDVKKITEKAS